The DNA region CGAGCAGATTCTGGCCGTGCTGGGCGAGGGCAAACCCGCCCGCGCCGGGACGTACGACTCTCCCATCCCCAGGGATTTCGGCCTGATCACCACCAAGCCCGTGATCTACGTGGCGAACGTGGGCGAGGACGAGCTTCAGGAGGACAATGATGCCGTGCGCCGGGTGCGCGAGTACGCCGAGCGGGAGGGTGCCCGGGTCGTGAAGATCAGCGCCCAGATCGAGGGCGAACTCGCCGAGATGCCCGAGGACGAGGCGCGTGAGTTTCTCCATGACCTCGGCGTGCAGGAGAGCGGCCTCGACCAACTGGTGAAGGTGGGGTACGAGACGCTGGGGCTGATCACCTTCATCACCTCGGGCGAGAAGGAGGTCCGCGCCTGGACGATCCGCCGGGGCGAGAAGGCGCCCGAGGCCGCCGGGGAGATCCACTCGGACCTGGAGCGGGGCTTTATCCGCGCGGAAGTCATCGAGTGGCAGAAGATGGTGGAGGCGGGCGGCTGGGCGGGCGCCAAGGCGAAGGGCTGGGTCCGCACCGAGGGCAAGGAGTACGTG from Deinococcus aetherius includes:
- the ychF gene encoding redox-regulated ATPase YchF — protein: MGLAIGIVGLPNVGKSTLFNAITRAGALAANYPFATIEPNVGRVPVPDERLPALAKVFTKGDRVPPVIPTYVEFVDIAGLVKGASQGEGLGNQFLANIREADAIAHVVRCFTDPNVIHVAGRVDPVDDIETINTELILADMAGLEKRLVNLQKKAKGNDKDAREQAALAEQILAVLGEGKPARAGTYDSPIPRDFGLITTKPVIYVANVGEDELQEDNDAVRRVREYAEREGARVVKISAQIEGELAEMPEDEAREFLHDLGVQESGLDQLVKVGYETLGLITFITSGEKEVRAWTIRRGEKAPEAAGEIHSDLERGFIRAEVIEWQKMVEAGGWAGAKAKGWVRTEGKEYVMQDGDIMNVLHSS